The Tropicibacter oceani DNA segment AAACCCAATGAACGGCTGGGGGCGATCCTGAACTATTCCAACAGCGCGGTGCGCGACGAACTGCTGGAAAGCCTTGAACAGGAGGATGCGGAATTCGCCGACGCCGTGCGCAAGTCCATTTTCACCTTTGCCAATATCCCCGAACGCCTGAACGCCATCGACGTCCCCAAGCTGACCCGCGATCTTGAGGCCGACGTGCTGGCCACCGCCATCGCCGCCGCCCAATCCGAGGTCGAGCGCACCACCGCCGATTTCCTGCTGACCAACATGTCCAAACGCATGGCCGAAGGCATCCGCGAAGAGGCCGAGGCCAAGGGCACCGTCAAACCCAAGATCGGCGAAAAGGCCATGGGCGCCGTGGTCGCGGCGATCCGCAATCTTGTCGACGTCGGCGAGATCGAGCTGCTGAACCCCGACGAAGAGGAATAGACGCCTTTCCGCCTTTGCCGGCGGGCGGCCTTGTCGCCCCCCGCCGCGCGGCGTAAAACCGAGGCAAGGGTAAAATCCGGGGGCCTCGTGGGCAAAGCGAAGAAAAAGCAACGGCAACACGGCGGCTGGCAGGACCGGCTGTCGGACTGGGCGATTCGCGCGCTGATCCGTGGCGCTTTGTTGCTGCCGGTGCGCACGCGCCTGAACACGGTCAGCTGGATCGTCCGGCGCCTGGTGGCCCCGCTTGTCGGCTGGCCGGCGCGCGTGCGCGCCAACCTCGCCTATGTCTGGCCCGACCTGCCCGAAGCCGAAGTGCGCAAGATCACCGAGCAGGCGATCGACAACGTCGCCCGCGCCTTTATCGAAAACTACGACGTTCCGGAAATGCTGGCGCGCGGAGCACGGGCCCCCTTGGGTGGTCCCGGCCTTGCCGCCGTCGAGCAGGCCCGCGCCGAAGGGCGCCCCGTCCTGCTTGTCACCGGCCATTACGGCAGCGGCGAATGTGGCCGATGCGCCCTTTTGGCGCGCGGCTATCAGATCGGCGGGCTGATCCGCCCGATGTCCAACCCGTTCTTCAACGAACACTACACCCAGAACATGCGCGACATCGGCGAGCCGGTCTTTGAACAGGGTCGCCGCGGCACCATGGGTCTGATCAAGCACATCCGCGATGGCGGCATGGCGATACTGTTGTTCGACGTCTATGACAGCGCCGGCGTACCGATTGATTTCCTTGGCAAACCTGCGCCGACCCTGACCTCGGTCGCGGATATCGCGCTGAAAACCGGCGCTTTGGTGGTGCCTTACTTTGGCATCCGCCATGCGGACCGCTACGGCTTTGACGCCGTCCTTGAGGAACCCATCCCCCACGGCGATCCGGTCGACATGATGCGCGAGGCGACAAGGCGGCTGGAGGCACGGATCAAGGAAGATCCCGGTCAATGGATGTGGCTGCACCGCCGCTGGAAACCCAAGCGGCAGGAAAAGCGTCAGCGCAAGCGCGCCGCCGCAACGATGGGGCCATAGCGCGGTTCCTGCACCAGAACGACCACGGGCTGGTCACCCTCGATCGGCACGCGCGTCTCATAGGTGCCCTGCCCGTCCCAACGCCCGGCCACCTTCCAGTCATCGACGATATGCGTGTAGGTGAATTTGTTGCCGGCGTTTTCGCCGCGCAGGATCGCGATTTCGCGACGGGGTTGATACCGCACGATGTGGATGTCGCTGGGGCGCATGGGATGGGCACTGCTGGCGCGGATCACCAGCTGACCGCCCTGGCGCGATACCTCCAGCTTGACCTGCGCGGGATGCGCCGCGTGTTTCTGGATCAGTTCGGCCACCTTCATCGGGCGCGACCCGACCGTGTCCTCGACCCCGTTCACGATGATCTGCGGAGTATAGACCATCTTTTCGCCCTGCGCGCGGGCATAGCCCTTTTGGCGGGTGGTAAAGCCCGGCTTGGCAAAGCGGTCCTTCCAGCCGATGTAGTCCCAGTAATCCACATGCAAGGCGAGCGGAATCACGTCGTCGCGCTGGCCCAATTCAGCCAGAAGCGCATCCGCCGGCGGACAGGATGAACACCCCTGCGAGGTAAACAGCTCGACCACCACGGGGTTGTCCTGCGCCTGCGCGCCCCCGCAAAGCGATGCCCAAAGGGCCAAGGTGAAGATCAGACGTGCAAGCATGAATCCATTACCGTTTTTTCGGCTGTTCAAAGTGTTTAGACAAGCGCGCCTGAAATAACCAATCAATCATTCGAGAGAGGCCGTGTATGTCCCGGGATCAAAACTGTGTACAATGGCATACAAAACGCCGCACCCCCCTTGATCGGCGAACGCCCTTAGGGCAATAAGCGCCCAAGTCCTTTCATTTCGTCACCCCACCTGGAGGTTTCCCATGCCCATAACAGTAGGCCATGACAGCGCCAAAACGCGCAAAACCCTGAAGGCCGGCGGCCAAAGCGTCGCCTATTACTCGATCCCCGCAGCGCAGGCTGCCGGGCTTGGCGATTTCTCCAAGCTGCCCGCCGCGCTGAAGGTGGTTCTGGAAAACATGCTGCGTTTCGAGGACGGCAAGACCGTCACCGTAGACGACATCAAGGCGTTTTCCGACTGGGCCGACAATGGCGGCAAGGGTGATCGCGAACTGGCCTACCGTCCGGCCCGCGTTCTGATGCAGGATTTCACCGGTGTTCCGGCCGTGGTCGACCTGGCCGCGATGCGCGACGGCATCAAGGCGCTTGGCGGCGACCCGCAGAAAATCAACCCGCTGAACCCGGTTGACCTGGTCATCGACCACTCGGTCATGATCGACGAATTCGGCAACCCGCGCGCCTTCCAGATGAACGTGGACCGCGAGTACGAGCGCAACATGGAGCGCTATACCTTCCTCAAGTGGGGCCAGACCGCGTTCAACAACTTCCGCGTCGTGCCCCCGGGCACCGGCATCTGTCACCAGGTCAACCTGGAATACCTGTCGCAGACCGTCTGGACCGACGTGGACCAGAACGGCGAAACCGTCGCCTATCCCGACACGCTGGTCGGCACCGACAGCCACACCACCATGGTCAACGGCGCTGCCGTTCTGGGCTGGGGTGTTGGCGGGATCGAGGCCGAGGCCGCGATGCTGGGTCAGCCGATTTCCATGCTGATCCCCGAGGTCATCGGCTTCAAGCTGACCGGCGCCATGATGGAAGGCACCACCGGCACCGACCTGGTTCTGAAGGTCGTGGAAATGCTGCGCGCCAAGGGCGTTGTCGGCAAGTTCGTGGAATTCTACGGTGAAGGCCTGGATCATCTGCCGCTGGCGGACCGCGCCACCATCGCCAACATGGCCCCCGAATACGGCGCCACCTGTGGCTTCTTCCCGATCGACGACGAAACCCTGCGTTACCTGCGCAACACGGGCCGCGAAGAAGACCGTGTTGCCCTGGTCGAAGCCTACGCCAAGGAAAACGGTTTCTGGCGCGGGTCCGACTATGCGCCGGTCTACACCGACACGCTGGAACTGGACATGGGCACCATCGTCCCCGCCATTTCCGGCCCCAAGCGTCCGCAGGACTATGTCGCGCTGACCGCCGCCGCATCGGCCTTTGAAAAGGTCGTGGCCGATTTCCGCGGCATCGACGTGTCCGCCGACGCCAAGGACATGCTGGACGAAGGCCCCGCCGCCACGAAATCCGTCAACCTGCACAAGACCGCATCGGTCGCAGGCGAGGATTACCAGCTGCGCGACGGGTCGGTCGTGATCGCCTCGATCACCTCGTGCACCAACACCTCGAACCCCTATGTGATGATCGGCGCGGGCCTTGTGGCCCGCAAGGCTGCGGCCCTTGGCCTGACCCGCAAGCCCTGGGTCAAGACCTCGCTGGCACCGGGATCGCAGGTCGTGTCCGCCTATCTCGAGGCCGCCGGCCTTCAGGAAGACCTGGACAAGATCGGCTTTAACCTGGTCGGCTATGGCTGCACCACCTGCATCGGCAACTCGGGCCCGCTGCAGCCGGAAATCTCCAAGGCGATCAACGAAAACGACCTGATCGCCACCTCGGTTCTGTCGGGTAACCGCAACTTCGAAGGTCGGATTTCCCCGGACGTGCGCGCCAACTACCTGGCCTCGCCGCCGCTGGTCGTGGCCTATGCGCTGGCCGGTGACATGAACATCGACATCTCGAGGGATCCGATCGCCCAGACGCCGGACGGCAAGGACGTCTATCTCAAGGACATCTGGCCGACCACCAAAGAGGTGGCCGACCTGGTCGAACAGACCGTCACCCGCGAGGCGTTCCAGTCCAAGTACGCCGACGTCTTCAAAGGCGACGAAAAGTGGCAGGGCGTGGAAACCACCGACGCCGAAACCTATGACTGGCCGTCGACCTCGACCTACATCCAGAACCCGCCCTACTTCCAGGGCATGTCCAAGGATCCGGGCACCATCAGCAACATCGACGGTGCGCGCGTTCTGGCCCTGCTGGGCGACATGATCACCACCGACCACATCAGCCCCGCGGGTTCCTTCAAGGAAAGCACCCCCGCCGGTCAGTATCTGGTCGAACGTCAGGTTCCGGTGCGCGAGTTCAACTCGTACGGGTCGCGTCGCGGCAACCACCAGGTCATGATGCGCGGCACCTTTGCCAACATCCGCATCAAGAACGAGATGCTGGACGGCGTCGAGGGCGGTTACTCCAAGGGCCCCGATGGTCAGCAGACCTCGATCT contains these protein-coding regions:
- a CDS encoding lysophospholipid acyltransferase family protein, giving the protein MGKAKKKQRQHGGWQDRLSDWAIRALIRGALLLPVRTRLNTVSWIVRRLVAPLVGWPARVRANLAYVWPDLPEAEVRKITEQAIDNVARAFIENYDVPEMLARGARAPLGGPGLAAVEQARAEGRPVLLVTGHYGSGECGRCALLARGYQIGGLIRPMSNPFFNEHYTQNMRDIGEPVFEQGRRGTMGLIKHIRDGGMAILLFDVYDSAGVPIDFLGKPAPTLTSVADIALKTGALVVPYFGIRHADRYGFDAVLEEPIPHGDPVDMMREATRRLEARIKEDPGQWMWLHRRWKPKRQEKRQRKRAAATMGP
- a CDS encoding DUF1223 domain-containing protein — its product is MLARLIFTLALWASLCGGAQAQDNPVVVELFTSQGCSSCPPADALLAELGQRDDVIPLALHVDYWDYIGWKDRFAKPGFTTRQKGYARAQGEKMVYTPQIIVNGVEDTVGSRPMKVAELIQKHAAHPAQVKLEVSRQGGQLVIRASSAHPMRPSDIHIVRYQPRREIAILRGENAGNKFTYTHIVDDWKVAGRWDGQGTYETRVPIEGDQPVVVLVQEPRYGPIVAAARLR
- the acnA gene encoding aconitate hydratase AcnA, producing MPITVGHDSAKTRKTLKAGGQSVAYYSIPAAQAAGLGDFSKLPAALKVVLENMLRFEDGKTVTVDDIKAFSDWADNGGKGDRELAYRPARVLMQDFTGVPAVVDLAAMRDGIKALGGDPQKINPLNPVDLVIDHSVMIDEFGNPRAFQMNVDREYERNMERYTFLKWGQTAFNNFRVVPPGTGICHQVNLEYLSQTVWTDVDQNGETVAYPDTLVGTDSHTTMVNGAAVLGWGVGGIEAEAAMLGQPISMLIPEVIGFKLTGAMMEGTTGTDLVLKVVEMLRAKGVVGKFVEFYGEGLDHLPLADRATIANMAPEYGATCGFFPIDDETLRYLRNTGREEDRVALVEAYAKENGFWRGSDYAPVYTDTLELDMGTIVPAISGPKRPQDYVALTAAASAFEKVVADFRGIDVSADAKDMLDEGPAATKSVNLHKTASVAGEDYQLRDGSVVIASITSCTNTSNPYVMIGAGLVARKAAALGLTRKPWVKTSLAPGSQVVSAYLEAAGLQEDLDKIGFNLVGYGCTTCIGNSGPLQPEISKAINENDLIATSVLSGNRNFEGRISPDVRANYLASPPLVVAYALAGDMNIDISRDPIAQTPDGKDVYLKDIWPTTKEVADLVEQTVTREAFQSKYADVFKGDEKWQGVETTDAETYDWPSTSTYIQNPPYFQGMSKDPGTISNIDGARVLALLGDMITTDHISPAGSFKESTPAGQYLVERQVPVREFNSYGSRRGNHQVMMRGTFANIRIKNEMLDGVEGGYSKGPDGQQTSIYDAAMAYQEQGTPLVIFAGEQYGAGSSRDWAAKGTALLGVKAVIAESFERIHRSNLVGMGVIPFEFTGGDTRKSLGLTGDETVSIAGLDTIKPQEVVPCTITMADGSTKVIQIKCRIDTAIEIEYIEHGGVLHYVLRDLAKAN